The proteins below are encoded in one region of Winogradskyella helgolandensis:
- the purB gene encoding adenylosuccinate lyase — protein sequence MALSPLNAISPIDGRYRSKVEALGNYFSEEALIKYRVLVEVEYFIALCELPLPQLEPVSSSVFEDLRGIYKNFTAVDASAIKEIEKVTNHDVKAVEYFIKDKFDGLELSAYKEFIHFGLTSQDINNTAIPLSIKDAMNDVYVPEYLLLLEKIENLASDWAHIPMLARTHGQPASPTRLGKEIEVFAVRLKEQFNLLNDVPSAAKFGGATGNFNAHKVAYPTIDWKAFGTKFVQEKLGLHHSFPTTQIEHYDHVAALFDGLKRINTIIIDLDRDIWTYVSMDYFKQKIKAGEVGSSAMPHKVNPIDFENSEGNLGIANAIFEHLSAKLPLSRLQRDLTDSTVLRNVGVPFGHTLIAFKSTVKGLGKLLLNEPKFAQDLENNWAVVAEAIQTILRRESYPNPYEALKGLTRTNEAITQTSISNFIDTLEVSDTIKSELKAITPSNYTGI from the coding sequence ATGGCACTTTCACCTCTTAATGCAATTTCACCAATCGATGGTAGATACCGATCTAAAGTTGAAGCTTTAGGCAATTATTTCTCAGAAGAAGCACTGATTAAATATCGTGTTTTAGTAGAGGTCGAATATTTTATTGCACTATGTGAATTACCATTGCCGCAGTTAGAACCTGTTTCTAGTTCTGTTTTTGAAGATTTAAGAGGGATTTATAAAAATTTTACTGCTGTTGATGCGTCTGCCATTAAAGAGATTGAAAAAGTTACTAATCACGATGTAAAAGCCGTTGAATATTTTATAAAAGATAAATTTGATGGCTTAGAACTATCAGCATATAAAGAATTTATTCATTTTGGATTAACGTCTCAAGACATCAATAATACAGCAATTCCTTTAAGTATTAAGGATGCGATGAACGATGTTTATGTTCCTGAATACCTTTTACTTTTAGAAAAGATAGAAAATCTCGCTTCAGATTGGGCTCATATCCCAATGCTAGCAAGAACGCATGGTCAACCTGCTTCGCCTACACGTTTAGGAAAAGAAATTGAAGTTTTTGCTGTACGATTAAAAGAGCAATTCAATTTATTAAATGATGTACCAAGTGCTGCTAAATTTGGTGGTGCAACAGGAAATTTCAACGCTCATAAAGTCGCTTATCCTACTATCGATTGGAAAGCATTTGGAACTAAATTTGTTCAAGAAAAATTGGGCTTACATCACTCGTTTCCAACAACACAAATAGAGCATTACGATCATGTTGCGGCTTTGTTTGATGGCTTAAAACGTATTAACACTATAATTATTGATTTAGACAGAGACATCTGGACATACGTATCAATGGATTATTTTAAACAAAAGATTAAAGCTGGTGAAGTAGGAAGTTCTGCAATGCCACATAAAGTAAATCCTATTGATTTTGAAAATAGTGAAGGGAATTTAGGAATAGCGAATGCCATTTTTGAACACCTTTCTGCAAAATTACCTCTTTCTAGATTACAACGTGATTTAACCGACAGTACCGTTTTAAGAAATGTTGGTGTGCCTTTTGGACATACACTTATTGCGTTTAAATCTACCGTGAAAGGTTTGGGTAAATTATTATTGAACGAACCAAAATTTGCTCAAGATTTAGAAAACAATTGGGCCGTAGTTGCTGAAGCTATTCAAACGATATTAAGACGTGAGAGTTATCCGAACCCTTATGAAGCATTAAAAGGGCTTACAAGAACTAATGAAGCGATTACACAAACGTCTATTTCTAATTTTATTGATACCTTAGAGGTTTCTGATACTATTAAATCGGAATTAAAAGCGATTACACCAAGTAACTATACTGGAATTTAA
- a CDS encoding DUF4252 domain-containing protein, with protein sequence MIQSIKKSIVMLLLVTAFTSCNQEPTLQTYYVENELKPGFASFDLPTSFVNVENVDMTEEQKEAYNSVDKLNVLTFMKADTDADDYKLELEKVNTILKDSSYEELMRGGNPTDGKFVVKFLGDIDNIDELIIFGNAKNKGFLIARILGDDMNANKLMSLTSLLEKADFDENQLKGLTNFFK encoded by the coding sequence ATGATACAATCAATCAAAAAATCAATAGTAATGTTGCTTTTGGTTACAGCTTTTACAAGTTGTAATCAGGAGCCTACGTTGCAAACCTACTATGTAGAAAATGAATTAAAACCAGGTTTTGCGTCGTTTGATTTGCCAACAAGTTTTGTCAATGTTGAGAATGTTGACATGACCGAAGAACAGAAAGAAGCTTATAATTCTGTAGATAAGTTGAATGTTTTAACATTTATGAAAGCGGATACAGATGCTGACGACTATAAATTAGAATTAGAAAAAGTAAATACCATTCTAAAAGACTCTAGTTACGAAGAGCTAATGCGTGGAGGTAATCCAACAGATGGAAAATTTGTAGTGAAATTTTTAGGAGATATAGACAATATTGATGAACTCATCATCTTTGGAAATGCTAAAAACAAAGGCTTTCTAATTGCTAGAATTCTAGGTGATGATATGAATGCTAATAAATTAATGTCATTAACGTCGTTATTAGAAAAGGCAGATTTTGATGAAAACCAACTTAAAGGTTTAACCAACTTTTTTAAATAA
- a CDS encoding RNA polymerase sigma factor, translating into MKQADFVSLVMPFKDKVFRLAKRLLVSREEAEDATQEILLKLWKNNNKIGDYKNVEAFSMTMTKNFCLDRLKSKQAQNLKIVHSNYTDNNASLQHQVEAKDSVDWVSKIMEDLPEQQKIIVQLRDIEEYDYEDIAKMLDMNETAIRVNLSRARKTIREKLTNTHQYGIK; encoded by the coding sequence ATGAAGCAAGCAGATTTTGTAAGCTTAGTAATGCCATTTAAGGATAAAGTATTTCGTTTAGCGAAACGATTACTGGTTTCTCGTGAAGAAGCAGAAGATGCCACGCAAGAAATACTTTTAAAATTATGGAAGAATAACAACAAGATTGGTGACTATAAAAATGTGGAAGCATTTTCAATGACCATGACAAAGAATTTTTGCTTAGACCGTTTAAAATCGAAACAAGCACAGAATTTAAAAATTGTTCATAGTAATTACACAGATAACAATGCGTCGTTACAACATCAGGTTGAAGCAAAAGATAGTGTGGATTGGGTGTCTAAGATTATGGAAGACTTACCAGAACAACAAAAAATAATAGTGCAATTAAGAGATATTGAAGAATATGATTATGAAGATATCGCTAAAATGTTAGACATGAATGAAACTGCGATTCGCGTAAATTTATCTAGAGCACGAAAAACAATAAGAGAAAAATTAACTAATACACATCAATATGGTATTAAATAA
- a CDS encoding DUF4252 domain-containing protein has product MKKLIIITALLLTPILTFAQGVFDKFEDNAEVTSFVINQKMFRMLSSIDMDMDDPEDQKLLEMVKKITGLKVFTTGDEKVSSDMKSTVDSYLKSTKLEELMRFKDGEQSVKFYVKEGNDENHVKELLMYMTGLKAITEGTDIEINGKKRVFETVVLSLTGDIDLRQISKITSKMDIPGGEQLKKAGDKN; this is encoded by the coding sequence ATGAAGAAATTAATTATAATCACAGCCCTTTTATTGACACCAATATTGACATTTGCTCAAGGTGTATTCGATAAATTTGAAGATAATGCAGAAGTCACTTCTTTTGTTATCAATCAGAAGATGTTTAGAATGTTATCTAGTATAGATATGGATATGGATGATCCTGAAGATCAAAAACTTTTAGAGATGGTTAAGAAAATAACTGGTCTTAAAGTATTTACCACTGGTGATGAAAAAGTGTCTTCTGATATGAAATCTACAGTAGATTCTTATTTAAAATCCACTAAGCTTGAAGAGTTAATGCGTTTTAAAGATGGTGAGCAAAGCGTTAAGTTTTACGTAAAAGAAGGTAACGACGAAAACCACGTAAAAGAATTATTGATGTATATGACTGGATTAAAAGCTATAACAGAAGGTACAGATATTGAAATTAATGGTAAAAAACGTGTGTTTGAAACAGTCGTGTTGTCTTTAACAGGTGATATAGATTTAAGACAAATCTCTAAAATAACCAGTAAAATGGATATTCCAGGTGGTGAGCAGTTAAAGAAAGCAGGAGATAAGAACTAA